ACCTGCCATCTGCGACCGGCGGCGGCGTGACGCCGCTGCGCTGCAAGACCCTGATTTCGTCGACAACGGTCGCTGTTGCGCGACGGAGATTATCGTCGAAGTTGACTTCACGCCAGCGTCGTGACGCGTGGTAGAAGATCGACCCCTGCGCAATCGGAACCGAGAGCATCTCCTCAAGACAGAGCGCCTGCGCACATAATTGCAGGTCATCGTGTAGCTTCGCTCGCCTTGCACCGCGCTTGTACTCCACGGGCCAGACTGTGCCATCCCCAAGGAACTCGATGGCATCTGCCTTCCCCACCAATCCAAACCGCTCGGACCACAAGGGCGCAGCGTACTCGACTCGCACGCCATTATGTAGAGACGTATGCGCAGAATCGACGCGCTCGTGTATGCGGTCTCCGCTCAGCGTCTGGGCGTTCTCTCGAAACGTCTGCTCGATGTGAATGAGCGCAAACTGGCGAGGGCAGTATGAGTAATGCTCAATGGCGGAGATGAGAACCAGGTCCTCCTCGGCGTACATGTTGGGAATCACCCCACAAGTCGCGTCAAGACTGCCCCGCCGGGAGCAGCGGCTTCATCAATCGTGACGGCGTAATCCGAGAAGGCGCGAGGGATCTCGTTTGCGCCGCTCCGATCCACGGACACTAAGGAAGCGTCAAACAA
This sequence is a window from Actinomycetota bacterium. Protein-coding genes within it:
- the cas4 gene encoding CRISPR-associated protein Cas4 is translated as MYAEEDLVLISAIEHYSYCPRQFALIHIEQTFRENAQTLSGDRIHERVDSAHTSLHNGVRVEYAAPLWSERFGLVGKADAIEFLGDGTVWPVEYKRGARRAKLHDDLQLCAQALCLEEMLSVPIAQGSIFYHASRRWREVNFDDNLRRATATVVDEIRVLQRSGVTPPPVADGRCTSCSLEEACSPELISTAQDWSIEGLVEGGE